The following are encoded together in the Proteiniphilum saccharofermentans genome:
- a CDS encoding glutamate synthase subunit beta: MGNPKAFMTIPRKDAGYRPVSDRIYDYSEVEQTLNREDRKLQAARCMDCGIPFCHWACPLGNKMPEWQDHIYKGEWKKGVDVLQETNNFPEFTGRVCPAPCEKSCVLALHEAPVTIRENEASVTEVAFREGMIKAHPPKRRTGKKVAVIGSGPAGLAAAQQLNRKGHSVTVFEKDHSPGGLLRYGIPNFKLAKQVIDRRLALLIEEGIEFRTNTEVGKDISGAEIMKEYDAICLAVGAGQPRNITPEGRDLKGIHFAMDFLSQQIRILQKEEPDTAEQISAKGKHVLVIGGGDTGSDCVGTSIRQDALSVTQIEIMPKPPVGHNPATPWPSPYPQVLKTSSSHEEGCERRWQLNTLKFSGENGQVKEALVEEVSWEKDSNGRFSMVPTGKKEVLKADLVLLALGFVHPVQEGLLNELGVNYDVRGNVAVDKQHLSSVDKVFATGDAVMGASLVVKAIASGRKTAENIHKMLMPQENSLFSISPAASLLSR; the protein is encoded by the coding sequence TATGACGATACCCAGGAAAGATGCCGGTTATCGTCCCGTAAGCGACAGAATATATGACTACAGCGAGGTAGAACAGACCCTCAACAGGGAAGACCGTAAGTTGCAGGCAGCACGCTGTATGGACTGCGGTATCCCGTTCTGCCACTGGGCTTGTCCTCTTGGCAACAAAATGCCCGAATGGCAGGATCATATTTATAAAGGCGAATGGAAAAAGGGGGTGGACGTGTTACAGGAGACCAATAACTTCCCCGAATTTACCGGCCGGGTTTGTCCCGCCCCCTGCGAAAAATCATGCGTACTGGCGCTGCACGAGGCGCCGGTCACCATCCGTGAGAATGAAGCTTCTGTCACCGAAGTAGCGTTCAGGGAAGGGATGATCAAAGCCCATCCGCCGAAGCGGAGGACTGGCAAGAAAGTAGCTGTTATCGGCTCCGGTCCGGCTGGACTGGCTGCTGCCCAGCAACTGAACCGGAAAGGACATTCTGTCACCGTCTTCGAGAAGGATCACAGCCCGGGCGGACTGCTCAGATATGGCATTCCTAACTTCAAACTGGCCAAACAGGTGATCGACCGCCGACTGGCACTGCTGATTGAAGAAGGTATTGAATTCAGAACCAATACAGAGGTAGGGAAAGATATCTCCGGGGCAGAGATCATGAAGGAGTACGATGCCATTTGTCTGGCTGTCGGTGCCGGACAACCAAGAAATATCACACCTGAAGGACGTGACCTGAAAGGGATCCACTTTGCCATGGATTTCCTTTCACAACAGATCCGTATCCTGCAGAAAGAAGAGCCCGATACTGCCGAACAAATATCGGCCAAAGGGAAGCATGTGCTGGTGATCGGTGGGGGCGATACCGGCTCCGACTGCGTGGGTACATCGATACGACAGGATGCTTTAAGCGTGACGCAGATCGAGATTATGCCCAAACCACCCGTGGGACATAATCCGGCGACTCCGTGGCCAAGTCCCTATCCACAGGTGTTAAAGACCTCGTCATCGCATGAGGAGGGTTGTGAGCGGCGTTGGCAATTGAACACATTGAAGTTCAGCGGAGAAAACGGACAAGTAAAAGAGGCATTGGTAGAAGAGGTGAGTTGGGAAAAAGACAGCAACGGCCGTTTCAGTATGGTACCGACCGGTAAAAAGGAGGTATTGAAAGCCGATCTGGTATTGCTGGCACTCGGCTTTGTCCACCCGGTACAGGAAGGTTTACTGAATGAATTAGGCGTCAATTACGATGTCCGGGGGAATGTGGCAGTCGACAAGCAACACCTTAGCTCTGTTGATAAAGTTTTCGCCACCGGTGATGCCGTGATGGGCGCCAGCCTTGTAGTGAAAGCCATCGCATCGGGCAGAAAAACGGCGGAGAATATTCATAAAATGCTTATGCCGCAAGAGAACAGTCTGTTTTCCATATCACCGGCAGCCTCCCTTTTATCGCGATAA
- a CDS encoding mannose-1-phosphate guanylyltransferase translates to MRNNHNYCVIMSGGVGSRFWPFSKEGKPKQFLDFFGTGRSLLQSTFDRFKQIVPAENIYIVTNDAYAEMTKKQLPELKDNQLLLEPIRRNTAPAIAYASFRINAIDPNANIVVAPSDHLIMNTDEFVADIQKGLDFVNSNPVLLTLGIKPSRPETGYGYIQVNEEETGGIHKVKAFTEKPNLELAKKFVDSGEFVWNSGIFLWNVNTILDAFKKYLPDINQKFSEGKEVFNTPDEKKFVDASFPFCPNISIDYGILEKADNVYVNISNFGWSDLGTWGALHEISDKDGESNASLHCKSLFVESNDNVVAMSEDKLVVLQGLDGYIVAESDNVLMICKKSEEQRIKHFVTDVKFRYGDEYV, encoded by the coding sequence GCCCTTCAGTAAAGAGGGAAAACCCAAACAGTTTCTTGATTTCTTCGGAACAGGACGGTCGTTGCTGCAAAGTACTTTTGACCGGTTCAAACAAATAGTTCCGGCAGAGAACATATACATTGTGACGAACGATGCATACGCTGAAATGACGAAAAAGCAGTTGCCCGAACTGAAAGATAACCAGCTCTTGCTGGAGCCGATCAGACGAAATACCGCTCCTGCCATTGCTTACGCTTCTTTCAGGATAAACGCGATCGATCCCAACGCGAATATAGTCGTCGCTCCGTCGGATCACCTGATCATGAATACTGACGAGTTCGTGGCTGATATTCAAAAGGGGCTGGATTTTGTAAACAGTAATCCGGTCTTACTTACGCTCGGAATTAAACCCAGTCGTCCCGAAACAGGCTATGGCTATATTCAGGTGAATGAGGAGGAGACGGGTGGAATACATAAGGTGAAGGCGTTTACCGAAAAACCTAATTTGGAACTGGCCAAGAAATTTGTCGACAGCGGTGAGTTTGTATGGAACTCGGGTATTTTCCTGTGGAATGTAAACACCATCCTGGATGCTTTTAAAAAGTACCTTCCGGATATCAACCAGAAGTTCAGCGAGGGAAAAGAGGTGTTTAACACGCCCGACGAGAAAAAGTTTGTCGATGCGAGTTTCCCGTTTTGTCCTAATATATCCATCGATTATGGTATCCTGGAGAAAGCGGATAACGTATATGTGAACATCTCCAACTTCGGGTGGAGCGACCTGGGAACCTGGGGCGCCCTGCATGAAATCTCGGATAAGGATGGGGAAAGCAATGCCAGCCTGCACTGCAAGTCCCTGTTTGTAGAGAGTAACGATAATGTCGTCGCGATGAGTGAAGACAAACTGGTCGTCTTACAGGGTCTTGACGGTTATATCGTCGCCGAGTCGGACAATGTCCTGATGATTTGTAAGAAAAGTGAGGAACAGCGGATCAAACACTTCGTGACGGATGTGAAATTCCGTTATGGAGATGAATATGTTTAA
- the asnB gene encoding asparagine synthase B: protein MCGIVCTFNIKKSEEELRPQLLKMSRKLRHRGPDWSGIFSSDKAVMAHERLSIIDPASGNQPLYSKDGKLVLAVNGEIYNHREIRKQYEGKYDFLTQSDCEVILALYRDKGTGFLDDLNGIFAFALYDIEKDAFLIGRDHIGIIPLYQGWDQDGAYYVASELKALEGYCNSIEEFPPGHYFYSSDNQFRQWYSREWTEYDNVKENVSDVQLLKQALEDAVQRQMMSDVPYGVLLSGGLDSSIISAIAKKFSAKRVETDNSEDAWWPQLHSFAIGLEGSPDLAAARKVANHIGSVHHEINYTIQEGIDAIRDVIYHIETYDVTTVRASTPMYLIARFIKSMGVKMVLSGEGADEIFGGYLYFHKAPNAEEFHKETVRKLSKLHQYDCLRANKSLASWGVEGRVPFLDKEFIDIAMRLNPKDKMAGNGKIEKHILRQAFQNYLPEEVTWRQKEQFSDGVGYGWIDTLKEIAAHEVTDEQMANVHHRFPINPPLTKEEYMYRCIYSELFPSDSAARCVPSVPSVACSTPVALEWDEQFKKNADPSGRAVGQVHEHGYQQTYIDQ from the coding sequence ATGTGTGGAATAGTTTGCACATTTAATATAAAAAAATCCGAAGAAGAGTTACGTCCGCAATTACTGAAAATGTCACGGAAATTACGCCACCGCGGGCCTGACTGGTCGGGTATCTTCTCCTCCGACAAAGCGGTCATGGCGCACGAACGCCTCTCGATCATCGATCCCGCATCAGGCAATCAGCCTCTTTACAGCAAAGACGGTAAATTAGTGCTGGCTGTAAACGGTGAGATATACAACCACCGTGAGATCCGGAAGCAATATGAGGGCAAGTATGATTTCCTTACCCAATCCGATTGTGAAGTGATCCTTGCGCTGTACCGGGACAAGGGAACCGGTTTTCTGGATGACCTGAACGGCATCTTTGCCTTTGCCTTGTACGACATCGAAAAGGATGCTTTCCTTATTGGAAGGGATCACATCGGTATCATCCCTCTTTATCAGGGATGGGATCAGGATGGAGCCTATTATGTGGCATCAGAACTAAAAGCACTGGAAGGGTACTGCAATAGTATTGAAGAATTTCCTCCCGGACATTACTTTTACAGTAGTGATAACCAGTTCCGGCAGTGGTACTCCCGTGAGTGGACGGAATATGATAATGTGAAAGAGAATGTTTCCGATGTACAACTTCTTAAACAGGCGTTGGAAGATGCCGTTCAACGCCAGATGATGAGCGATGTGCCTTACGGGGTATTGCTTTCAGGAGGACTGGACTCCTCCATCATCTCCGCCATCGCTAAAAAATTCTCTGCTAAACGGGTGGAAACTGACAACAGCGAGGATGCCTGGTGGCCGCAACTACACTCTTTTGCCATCGGACTGGAAGGATCACCCGACCTGGCGGCCGCCAGAAAAGTGGCAAACCATATCGGGTCGGTCCATCATGAAATAAATTACACTATTCAGGAAGGGATTGATGCTATTCGCGATGTGATCTACCATATCGAGACCTATGACGTGACGACAGTCCGCGCGAGTACGCCGATGTACCTCATTGCACGTTTTATTAAATCGATGGGAGTAAAGATGGTGCTTTCCGGCGAGGGTGCCGACGAGATCTTCGGAGGATATCTTTATTTCCACAAAGCCCCCAATGCTGAAGAATTCCATAAGGAGACTGTCCGGAAATTGAGTAAACTGCACCAGTACGACTGCCTGCGGGCCAATAAATCGCTGGCATCGTGGGGAGTGGAAGGGCGTGTACCCTTCCTCGACAAAGAATTTATAGATATAGCCATGCGCCTCAATCCGAAAGACAAAATGGCAGGGAACGGTAAGATTGAAAAACATATCCTTCGTCAGGCATTTCAGAATTATCTGCCTGAAGAAGTGACCTGGCGGCAGAAAGAGCAGTTCTCCGATGGTGTTGGATATGGCTGGATCGATACTTTAAAAGAGATAGCAGCACATGAGGTAACGGACGAACAGATGGCCAATGTACATCATCGCTTTCCCATCAATCCGCCATTAACAAAAGAAGAATATATGTACCGCTGCATCTACTCCGAACTGTTCCCGTCGGACAGCGCCGCCCGGTGCGTTCCGTCCGTCCCGTCGGTAGCATGCAGCACACCGGTCGCTCTGGAATGGGACGAACAATTCAAGAAAAATGCCGACCCCTCAGGAAGAGCGGTCGGCCAGGTACATGAGCATGGGTATCAGCAGACGTATATTGATCAGTAA